Below is a window of Desulfurococcus amylolyticus Z-533 DNA.
GGTATAAGTATTTCATCCACCTGGAATATCCCAGCTCGCTCCGTCATATTCACGTTTATTCTTACAGAGAATCTCTCTGAGGGAAGTATTTCAACGGATTTTATGCTAAGCGCTGAAACACTATGTATGGAGATACCTCCGAGCCTATAGGGTACCCTCGCCCTTCCCTCAGCCATATCAACGCCATCACCTACTTTAACGCATCCAGCCTCATAGGTGAGGCATTCTACGTCATAGCTTGTACAATATATTGCATGCGCTATCTCCTGCCTTAACTTAGTCCTGGTTAGTTGATCCGTGATCAACTTCTCAAGAACCCTCTCGATGATTGGTATAGCCAGTAGGGCCCCAATCCTTTCATGCATGTCCCTATGGATGCTATTACCTATATCATGAAGCAACGATCCGATTAATGGTATAAGCCACGTGTATTCAATATTATCCACGACTCCATCCTTTAATAGGGAAGGCTGAACTCCTTTGGAGAGAAGTAACTGGTATATGTAGAGTGATGCACCAGCGGCTATATGTGCATGCACCGATCCATGATCATTATATTTCAAGCGGTTTACAGCCATGACATTAGCCATGTTCCATAATGCCTGAACCTCTGGATCATTTACTAATAGTGTATATGCCTGTTTAAGGAAGGGATTTCCAGATAACATGGATTCGATGAGTTTCGGGTTAACTAAAACCATCACTTATCCCTTTACCGTGTTTCCATGTAAATAGTAAATAAACCCTTAATAAATTACTTACATAGATATTTACATGATATGCTTCTAAAGGTGTACCCTGTGTCATTGGTCACAATAAGGCTGGCTAAGCCAGGCTTACTCAACGGTGTCAAGACACGATTTTACGCCTGGGATAATGGTAATCCACCCAAGGGGCTTAACGGACTACACCCCTTAGCTGAGGTGATCAGCCCACGTATAGATTTCACATGGTTTGAGAAGCTGCATGAGAAAATCACCTCAGAAAAATTTATCGCCGAATTCAAAGGCTTTATTAAGATAGATGTACCCGGAGTATACAGGTTCTACGTGGTTTCAGACAACGGTGTTATATTCTCCGTTGGCGATAAAACACTTATTGATACATGGTCCAGCCAGGAGTCTCGGATACATAGTAGTCCCGAGATAAGGTTGAATAAGGGTTTCAAAAGGATAATACTGCTCTACTATAACAGGGCTAGACACAGCGAGGTAAGGCTTGGATGGGTGAAACCAGGGGGTAGAGTAGAGGTAATCCCGGATGATAGATACTATTTCTCGATCGGTGAGCATGTATTCATTACTGGGTTACCCGACGGCTATGTGGTGAGGATGCTGCCATTAAAGGATACATCATCAGAGAAGACATGTGTCTCCTTAATGAATATATGCATGGTGGAGGTACCGTGGAAAGAACAACCGCTTGAAGCCTATGTAAGCATATATAATAGAGAAGGAAAAGTATTCGCCAGGTTCTCCGAGCCACTGGTATTCTTTGGTGGTGACGAATATATCGTTGAATACCTTGGGGGCAACCAACATTAATATTGTTTGCTCACATCAAAAATAACACGCACTAGGGATCTATCAGGGGTATCAGGCTTGAATGAGGTCCCCATGTTAATGTTGTTAATAGGTATAGGTATTCTTGTACAGGTGGTTTTCAAACGGATCCTGGGATTAGACGAGCTCTTCGAGAGAATATTGAAAAAGCTTGTTGATTTCATCTACTATTTACTAATACCCCTGGCATTCACAAAGACCTATACCGAGAGAGGTGTCATGGTGAATGATTTATGGTTGATGGCTTCATTCATAATATTTCTAGTTATCTCCATGACATCCCTAAGACTTATCGTTAGGCACGGAAGTAAAGACTATTATAATGCATTACTTATCACATCTATATTTCCCAACGCAGTCTTCCTCGGTTTCCCGGTTTCACTTGCATTATTTGGTTCCATACATGTTGCATCCATATATGGTCTTGCAACACTAGTCCTTAATGTCGTGGCACCGGACATCATCGCACTGGGTAAAGCCTCGCTGATAAGGCTCATTGAAATGCCGGCGCTGCTAGGCTTTATCATAGGGTTGATTGGACACTACCTGTTCCCTCCGGGATTAGCTGAGATCATCATTAACACATTGTGGTGGGCACCCTACGCATTAAGTTATACAGCTACAATGATCCTGGGAGCTAGGCTGCCGCTAAGAGTGGATGTACTGCGGGGAAATATTAAGTTCATAGCGTTCACCTCTATATATAGGTTCATGATTGCACCATTAGTCACATATATAGTATTGTTTATACCTGGAGTGGATTGGAGTATTGTTACACAGGCCATTGTTGTCTCAATGATGCCTCCCGCCGTGTTAAATACCCTGATTGCAAGCAAGTATGGATGGATGCCTGAATTAGTTGCATCCACCACATTTATTCTGACATTAATAGTGGTTCTATGCCTCCTCTTTACCAACTTATTGTTTTAATTATCCAGAACTGAGAAGGGCCCTCCGTTATTTGCTTTTTAGACACCATTTCCAGCCTATGGTCTTTCTAGGTCTCCATGGGCTGGTTCACCACGGCTTCAGGTATGCTTTTTCCACCAGTTCCTTCACGTTGTAAATCACTATACGGAATTACTGCTCGGGGCTAGTGGTCTCAGGGACTCCCCGATACATTCATAAATACTATCTACGTACCTATATGTAGTCAGAATTACAAGTTTCACCAGCCCTACAAAACCCTTAAAAACCTACAAACTAGAAAAGCATAGTATCCTTTTGCTTAGAGCCCTTGGCTGTTGTTTTGGTTTTTATATGGGCTTGTATTGGTTGGTGTTGTTTGCTGCTGTGAAGAGTTTATTATAATAAGGTGAGGGGCTGAGGACACCTCCAAAGAAACCCGGGATACAGGGTCTCAGAATACCCCTCAACACCCCTAAGCCAGATGAAGGGACAACACAGCCAACATAAACTTAATATCAGACCCTGAACCCCCCTTTCTAAACGGCTTACTCGAGTTCCTCAACAACTATTGGGACTTCTATCTTGAATAACTTGCCTCCTCTAATTATCTCCAGCTGAATAACGCCATTATCTATGCTCTCCTCTATAGTCTCCTTTAACTCACTGGTTTTCCTCACTGGTTTTCCATTAACCGCTACTATTACATCTCCCTCCCTAATGCCCATTCTATAAGCTGGCATACCTGGCACAACCCTTACAACTAACAATCCTTCCTTTACTGGTAGCCTATATATCGAAGAAGTGGTTGGGTTTAATGGTGCTACGTAGACCCCTATCCATGCTCTCAGCGGTCTACCATATTTTCTAATGATCTCTATGAAACGCTTCACCGTGTTCACCGGTATGGCGAACCCGATTCCCTGTGCATAAGGTATTATTGCAGTGGCTACCCCGATAGCCTCTCCATTCAAGTTCACGAGTGGCCCTCCGCTATTACCTGGGTTTATTGCGGCATCTGTCTGAATGAGGTCCTCTAGTATTACTTCACCACTTGAAAGAGTTCTTCCAACCGCGCTTATTACTCCTAGTGTGACACTGGGACCTGGTAATCCTAGTGGAGACCCTATGGCTAATACTATTTCACCGGGCTTAACCATGTTAGAGTCTCCTAGCCTTATTGGTACACCATGTTTCTCAGTCCTTAGGAGAGCTAGGTCCCTGCTTGGGTCTATGGCTACTATTTCAGCCTCACTAATATATCCATCACTAAACATTATCTTGATAACTGATGCATTTCTAACCACATGCGCATTAGTTACTACCAGGCCCTCTGAAACAATGAAGCCTGATCCATAGCTTCTAGCCTGTTCCTGACTGAAGAAGAATGGAATTGGATAAGATATTTGAGTAGCTATGGTTACCACTGACGACTCTATCTCCTCAACCATTCTAGTTAGCTTCACGGATAACTCGTAGGGATCCATTATAGATCACTAGTATAAAATCAGGGTGAAATAATTAAAATACCTTATTCTTTATTAAGTGTTTCTCACCTATCGTGGCTTTTACAACTGAAAGCCTCGTCCTTGTCCTTTATGGCGGGAATGGAGTGTTTATTAGGTTTTAGTGCTTGCACTATAGCTGGATGGTGGAGTGTTACAAGAGTGATGCATATAATCCTAGTGCCTCACTCCACTTCAGTATTTCCTGGTTTTCCCGGATTAATAGATCCAGTGGATAGCCTCTCGGAACATCCTTCAACTCCCTACTAGCTAATACCTCTCTGAATAACTCAACGTGGAGATCGCATAGTTTTAATATGTCATCCACCCTGAAGTCCTCCTTGAGGAGTTCCTGCTCTATAAAAGGTATCTCAATTGGTGAAACCTGGGAGAGCTCATACCTATATTTCTCCTTTAACTCCTTTACAGCAAAGACAGCATTATCCTACTTTATGGGATATCCCATAAAGTAGGTATGGTTCTGGCCAGGATTCGACAACTGGTTGCTTTAGGTATGGAATGTAGTGAGAAACATGCAGGTAAGGTAACTGGTGGATTTGGTGGATTTAAACGTATGCATCGGCCTTGATTATGTCGGTGAGTATTGCTGGATAGATGTTTATAACGCCCTCTATATTCTTTATCTCATCATGTATTTTCTTTAATTCCTCACTATCTCTCGCCCATATTACTGCAAGTAGCTCGTGGTCTCCCGACGTCAATGCAATGTATTTAACATATTCCTTCTCCCTTAGTTTCGATGCCACCTCGAATAATTTATCTGGTTTGACATTTATACCGGTGAAGCTGATCTTATTATATCCCAGGATGGCCGGGTTAACTATTAACGCATATTTCCTTATCACACCTCTTTCCTCCAGTTTTCTAACTCTTTTGATCACTGCTACATCACTTAGCTTTAGCTTCATTGCGATTTCTCTAAAGGGTTTTCTAGCGTTTTCCATTAACTCCCTTATTATAAACGTGTCAATCTCATCAAGCAAGTCTAATCACCCTGCTTACACAAGTCTAGCTTAAATATACCTAGCCTTTTAAACTCATTATCCCCGGTCTCCCTGTATTCGATCAACCTAGCTTCGCAACCCATAGATCTCAATATATATGCGTAGTCCTCTACCCAATCCCTCACACCGCATGTCAGGCAGAACGAGCCCTCGAACTCGACCACGACTATTCCATCTTCTTCACTAATACTTACAAGGCGGGCAGTGGCCTCAGGAGACCTGGTTTTATTGTATGCCTCGAGAGCGGAAAAAACTACTTCATGAAGTAACCGGTTTTTCTCCAAGGATCTTACCCTGATATCTTTATTTCCTTGTAATTCTCCCATAATCCATGGAGGTTACAGTACTCAACAGCGATTAGTTTACCCGGCTTCTGGATCTTCAAGTATACCTCCACGACAGGCTCGCTATATACTGGTGTGAACTCATATCTACCTATTAGGATGGGGTTGAATACTCGGCCCTCTTCCTCAAAGTATAATTCCATCCATCTAATAGAGTGTTCCACGGTGTTAGGATGGGGTCCAACACTAACTTTTACCTTGAATACCTCACCGGGTTTCACCGAGTCAGGAGCCTCTATCCTGGGTGTGTGGCTTTCCACCTTGCTTAATGCCTCTCCCCTGGCTGATGAAGGTGTATATATGAGATCTTTTAATCCAGTCATATTATCCACCCAAACTAATAAATTAAAATAGGGATTTTTAAAGTTTATAATGTGAGCCATATATTTTAAGTAATTATATTCCATGATAACCCATGGGTCAGCTGGGATTACAAGCCAGAGGTAAATTAATTATTTAATTTGCCCTCACAATATCTAAATGTGCTGACACTGCTTACAGGGTGGTATAAATGAGTGATGACCGAGAGATCTTAGAGCTACTAAAGAAGCTTCTTTCAAAACCCGAGAGAAAGATAGAGGGCCGGGTGGGGTTGGAGGTCGAGTCCATTGGGCCAGAGTCACCTCATGGAGTATATGTATTCAATCATTCAAGCGGTAAATGGATCTTGAGACAAATAGAGGGAGATTATTTTAAGCCGTGGGAGGATGGATTATACGTAATATACTTCGATAACGCCAAGTGTCCTGCTTGCAGAGGTTATGATGCATACTGGTATCCCTTCGTCAAGCTCTTCGGCTCTGCATTCAAGAATTCGCACTATGTCGTCATACTTTGCGACTGGTTTACAAGGGAGTGTGATTCGAGCATTGCTAAGGGTAGCTTCGAATACTACGATATCCATGCATCACCGACAACCCTACTATTATATGTGGAGAATAATGGGGTTAAAGCATCCAAGAGACTTGAGGGTTCTAAGAGAATAGATGAACTAGTTAATGAGGTATCAAACTTCATCAAGAGTGTTAAGGGTAGTCAAGTAAGTGGAAGTGGTTGATGTGGCCCACGATGGGATCCCCGATGTCCACAGTGAGAAACCCCCATTCGAGTTGGATGTGGATAATGTTGGCTTAAGAGGGCTTCGTGGACCCATTATGAAGATTAGGGAATACATGGTTATCCCGGTATTCAAGGTGTCGGTTAGCTTACCGGCATCATTTAGGGGGGCTCATTTATCGCGTTTATACAAGGCTTATACAGGGGTTGTGAAACCAGGTGCCGAGCTAACAATGGATTTACTGAGGCAGCTAGCCATAAGGCTACTCGAGGTAAACGAGTATGCTGTGAGAGCCATGGTTTCAGTTAAGGGGAGGCTCTATCATACGGTGGATCGGGGAGGTGTACCGGAGTACTCTAGCAACGGTTTTATATACGCTGGCGTGAGGTATGAGCGTGGAGGCAGCGTGAGTGAATACACTGGTGGAGGCATTTACGGGTTAACCACCTGTCCATGTGCAGGAGCGGTCTCTAGACATATATATGGGGAACCCTACACCCACATGCAGAAGGTAAGGATTAATGCATATATTAAGTCCAGTAAAACCCTTATCGAGCCCATAGAGGTCTTCGAGAAGCTTAATACAGTTGTCTACACACCACGTAACTACCTTAAGAGGATTGAGGAGGCCGAATTCGTTAAGATGATATATGAGAAGCCGCTGTTCACAGAGGATATTGCCAGGCTTGCAGCAGTTAAGCTAGCCGAGCTAGTGGCTAACCATGGAATCAGCGGGCCCGATGGAATATTATATGTGAGTGTAAGATCCTATGAAACCATACACGAGTACGTTGTTGAATCAATAGTTAGAACCAGGTTAACCGATATCGCTGGCTTTAAGATAATTAATAAGACTTAAATAGGGTGGTTAATTGAGCTGGGTAATAGATCCCTCCGGGTGGAAACCGTTGTATAATTACATAAAGTCCAGGCTGAACCTTTCATTCGATAGGGATCAGGAATCAACTGATTTATTAAGTAGGCTTCTAGAAAACCGTGATAATATAATCGAGTACGATGAGTTGAGGGAAGCCTATGAAGGTAGAAATCGTGCACTTATTTTCGGATGTAGTCATAGCCTTGCGAGAGACCTGAGGAAGGCTGTTGAAACCAACGTACTTAGAGATGCACTGCTTATAGCTGCTGATGGATCAACCTCTCTCCTTCTATCACATGGTATCTACCCGGATATTGTTGTCACTGATCTAGATGGATACATATATGACCTAGCCAGGGCTTCGCATCAAGGCTCTATAACCGTGATACATGCCCACGGAGATAATATGCATAGGATAAACAGGTTTATCGGGGAGTTCAGGGGTCCGTTAATCGGCTCTACACAGGTGGAGCCGCGGCCACACGTGTACAACTTCGGGGGATTTACCGATGGTGATAGAGCGGCCTTCATAGCTTACGCTATAGGTATTAGAGAGATATATCTAGCAGGCTTCAACCTCTATGGAGAGCCCTCTATATGTCCAGGTAAAATCGTCCCGTTTAATAAGAGGTTGAAAAAAGCGAAGCTTGAAGTAGCCTCATATATGCTCAAGTACTTAACGGGTAAAGGAGTTTCCTTTAAATATATTGGGGAGGGAGTTGACTAGCGATCCAGCTGCAAAGTATTTCTCAGGTAAAACCACGTCGAGGGATAGAGCAGTATTCGAGGCAGGCATCGCTATAGGGATGATCGTACACCAGTTCACAGGTATACCTGTAAAGAGGCTGGAGGATATAGAGTTAATAGGGAAAGTCATCGAGAACGCTGTAAAGGCACAGCCTTTCAAGGAGGATGCTAAGATAGAGATAAGGATAGGGGATCTAAGCAGTAGCCCTGGGAACCCATATAGCTACACCACCCTGAAGACGAGGCATATAGATGCCAGGATAGTGGTTAGATACAACAATGTAAGAGTTGTAGCCAGGCTTAGATACATTCCCGAACTAGACTTTAACCTGGCGTATATAGAGGATATTGAAGAGCTTTGAGGATGCTGCTTCATGCCGGAGAAGAATGTTGCATGGGGCATAACAGGTGCCGGCGCCTTCTTGAAGGAGAGCATTAATGCTATTTCGAAGATCATGGATAGCGGCGTAGGTGTCACAGCATATGTTTCGCGAGCCGGTAGAAGTGTGCTAGCGATGTATGGGTATCTGGATCAATTAACAGGTATTCTTCAAGGCCCTTATCCTATCGGCGTGGTCTTCGAGGATGAGGAGGATGCCGGGTATCCGTCTACTGGCAGAATATATAGGGGCGTATATAACTTGGTGGTTGTCTCGCCAGCCTCCATGAACACTGTCTCGAAAATAGTTAACGGGATAGCAGACTCACTGGTATCCAACCTGGTAATGCATGCGGTTAAGAATAATATTCCGGTCTTAATCATGCCTGTAGATCTCTACGAGTCTAAGAGCGTGATGCCCCTTGTAATAGATAGGGATAAATGCTCCATGTGTGACAAGTGTATTGCAGCTGAGAACTGTCCAACAGGGGCTCTACGACCTGACCCTCGGCATAAGGTTAGGGTTAGCCCTGCAAGGTGTACAAAGTGTTTCATATGTCAAAAAATATGCCCCTATAACGCTATCCACTTCGATGTAGAAGTTGTGGTTAAACCACATCCATTCTACGTGGGTATCATTAAGAGGCTTAACGATATAGAGGGCGTGGAGATAATAGATCACCCTGACAGGATCTTAGAATACATCTAGGTGAATTAATTGAGGATAGCATTGGTGACTGGTAGGCTAGCAGGGGATGCTATTAGGAAAATAGCGTCGGGGATCAATGTTTCCGGGATCGAGTTAGTAGTCGTGGAATTACCAATACCTGTAGCAGCCATGATGAGTGATACTTATCTCGAGAAGGAGCTGCCTAGGCACATGGATGTGCTTGGAAACGTGGACCTGGTTATAGTTCCGGGATACACTAGTGGTGACCTCACGAGGGTATCAGAACTTATCGGTAAACCGGTGGTAAAGGGGGTGAAGTACATGTATGACATCCCATTAATGATTAAAGCCATCTCCAATGGTATTGAACTCTCACCCAGGACGCCGGCAGATGATGTGGTAAGGCTCTATAGGGCTGAGAGAGATAAAGAGGTGCTCAGGGGTCTCAGAGAAAAGGCTAGTACACAATACTATTTCACCATAGGGGATAGATATAAAATCTACGTGAACCCCGTTTATCCTATTATCATCCACGAGGTATACATGGGACATGATGCATACACGCTTGACGACATCATCAAGAAATCCGAGAAGGCTTTACTCGATGGAGCCGATATAGTTGTAGTCGGGTTTCCCCATAACGCACCAGTAGATATCATTGAAGAGGTGGTTGCAGAAGTAAAGAAGAGGCTTGGAAGACCCATTGGCGTTGATGTAGAGGATGTCAACGCACTATTGAAAGCTGCTGAGGCCGGAGCAGATGTGTTGATGAGTCTCAGTTACTCTAAGATAATGATGCTTGATAATGCATCATCCATTAGCGATAAAGGCGTTGTCTTGATACCGGATCACAGCATCCACGAGGAAGACAAGCTTGGTAGCCTTGTAGAGGCATATAAGCTGGCAGTGGAGAAAGGGCTCTCAAAGATAATAGTGGATCCTGTCCTAGACCCCCCGCTTAGCGGGCTTGCATCCTCCCTAGAGAGATACAGGGCGGCAAGACGGTTGTTCCCTCATACTCCATTATTAATGGGTGTTGGAAACGTTACCGAGCTAATAGACGCTGACAGCGTTGGCGTAAACGCTATCCTGGCATCGATAGGTGTTGAAATCGGGGTCGAAGCTTATTTGACAACTGAGGCTAGTGTGAAGACGCGTGGCTCCACCAGGGAGCTTAGAAGAGCCCTCGACATGTGCCTTATAGCGCGTAACGAGTCCAGGCCTCCAAAGGATTTATCCATAAACCTTCTGTTACTGAAGGATAAGCGGAGGAAGTCTATTGGTACCAGGCAGCGTGGTGTAATCCTGTATGCTAGGGAAAGAAGGAGCCCGGGGATCGATCCAAAAGGCGTTTTTAAGATATATGTGGATCATGATGCTGGAAACATCATCGTCGAGCACTACAGGCTCGGAGAATTAGAGCCCGACTACACTATCATTGGGAATGATCCATACGCTATACTTTCAGAGATAACTGGGAGACAGCTCGCTTCAAAGCCCGAGCACTATTTCTACTTGGGCTACGAGTTAAGCAAGGCATATGTAGCGTTGAAAACCGGGAAAGAATACGTTCAAGAAGAGGATTTATTCGAGGATACTTAAAAATATAGGTTTCAACATCCCATATAGCAGTCTTAGAGGTGCTTTCATTAATGGAGGATAAAATAATTACAACCCTCCACGGGGCTGGCGGAATCGAGTCATGGAATATAATAGAGAAGCTGATACGCGGACGTGTACCCAGAGACCTCTGGAGCACACCAGGGGGAGCAGGTCTAGACGTACTCGACGACGGCTCATACATTAGGATCGGTGAGTCATATATAGTGTTCGCTAGCGATGCATATACTGTGAAACCACTGTTCTTTCCAGGCGGAAATATAGGTGAGCTCGTTGCTTCAGGAGTATTAAACGACCTGGTAATGATGGGGGCTCGACCAGTAGCATTCATGGATAACATAGTTGTTGAAGAGGGCTTCGCCATAAGGGAATTGGAAGACATAGTGGACTCGATGGTTAAGACGCTCGTTGAAAACAATGTTGCATTGATTGGCGGGGACTTCAAAGTCATGCCAAGGGGAAGCGTTGATGGAGTAGTTATCTCGGGCTTCGCCATAGGGGTCTCTGGCAAACCACCCGTGGTTGATTCCATAAAGCCTGGCGATAAAATAATAGTTACAAACTATATTGCGGAGCACGGCTCGACAATATTAGCTGCCCAGCTGGACATGCTTAACGATGCACCCGGGCTTAAAAGCGATGTAAAGCCTCTTGTTAAAACTGTTTTACCAGTAATCGAGGAGTACCGTGACTACATAAACGCGGCTAGGGATCCCACTAGAGGAGGGCTCGCCGCGATACTGAATGAGTGGTCTCGTTCCAGCGGCCTAACAATAATTATTGACAAGGGGAAGATACCTGTTAGAAAAGAGGTGGCAGAGTTCCTCGAGATGCTTGGGGTAGACCCTCTTACACTGGCATCGGAGGGTGTTGCAGTGTTAAGCGTTAGAAGCGAGGTAGCGGATAAAGTAGTTGAGGCCCTCCGTAGAAACGGTGAGAACCCATATATCATAGGGGAAGTCGTCGAGCCTAGATCAAGGGAGTTGAGGGGTCGGGTAGTTGCTTTAACAGAGGTTGGGGGTTTAACGATTATTCCCCCTCAAGCATATAACTTACCGAGGATATGTTAGGTGGAGTACTATGTGTTTAGGCGTCCCAGGTGAGGTCATAGGTATTGAGGATAATAATGAGCTGAAGACTTTAAGGGTGAGGATTGGTGGTGTGATCCGCGAGGTCATATCGGCGCTGGATAAAGTAGAGGTAGGCGACTATGTCATCGTCCACGCCGGTGTAGCCATAAGCAAGATCAGCAGAGAGGAGGCGGAGGAAACACTCAGGCTCCTTGCGGAGATCAGTGGCATCTAGAACACTGTGAAACCGGGGTCTTGGATGAAAGCGTTAAGAATAGTGGTTACAGGGCTAGTCCAAGGAGTTGGCTTCAGGCCATTCATAGATAGGGTTGTTAGGCAGATGAAGCTGAACGGTTATGTGAGGAATGTCGGTGGGAGCGAGGTCGAGGTATGGATTGAGGGCAATGAAGAATACT
It encodes the following:
- a CDS encoding HypC/HybG/HupF family hydrogenase formation chaperone, which encodes MCLGVPGEVIGIEDNNELKTLRVRIGGVIREVISALDKVEVGDYVIVHAGVAISKISREEAEETLRLLAEISGI